The following are from one region of the uncultured Campylobacter sp. genome:
- a CDS encoding transporter substrate-binding domain-containing protein codes for MKLKQILKLGAALAVCLNLASANSLEQIKKDGVIRIATEGVYSPFSFHNEKDELMGYDVEIAKAVADKLGLKPKFVEASWDAMLAAFDAGKADVVFNQVSITEERKKKYDYSVPYMTSYSAIIVHEDNDDIKSFADLKGKRSTHSVNSMWIPTVEKYGAKLVVADSLSDQINLIITKRADDTIDDAVMFYDYKKQHPKAPIKLIKAGEEPMYTAAIVHKGNAELLEAINKALNELKAEGKLKEISMKYFNRDISE; via the coding sequence ATGAAGCTAAAACAGATTTTAAAACTAGGCGCGGCATTAGCCGTTTGTTTAAATTTAGCGAGCGCGAATTCGCTCGAACAGATCAAGAAGGACGGCGTCATAAGGATAGCGACCGAGGGCGTGTATTCGCCGTTTTCGTTTCATAACGAAAAAGACGAGCTAATGGGCTATGACGTCGAGATAGCAAAAGCCGTCGCCGATAAACTTGGCCTAAAGCCAAAATTCGTCGAAGCCTCGTGGGACGCTATGTTAGCGGCGTTTGACGCGGGTAAAGCAGACGTCGTATTTAATCAAGTCAGCATCACCGAAGAGCGCAAGAAAAAGTACGACTACTCCGTGCCCTACATGACCTCATACTCGGCGATCATCGTGCACGAGGACAACGACGATATCAAGAGCTTTGCCGATCTAAAAGGCAAGCGCTCCACGCACTCGGTAAATAGTATGTGGATCCCTACCGTCGAAAAATACGGCGCAAAACTCGTCGTAGCCGATAGCCTAAGCGACCAGATAAATCTCATAATCACCAAGCGCGCCGACGACACGATAGACGACGCCGTGATGTTTTACGACTACAAAAAACAGCACCCAAAAGCCCCGATAAAGCTAATCAAGGCGGGCGAAGAGCCGATGTATACGGCAGCGATCGTACATAAAGGCAACGCCGAGCTACTAGAAGCGATAAACAAGGCTCTAAACGAGCTAAAAGCAGAAGGGAA
- the proC gene encoding pyrroline-5-carboxylate reductase, translating into MKNPKIGFIGGGNMGGAMIEALWRAQSGEADAGRSFAEDERKFDGGSEARGTENLAQTVKNASQRECEKKTKFEIIACARSKNEALRQRFGIKIAAGETDLAREADAVVLATKPASYEAILRLIAPELAGKILLLLAPGFDIKRARQIVGEGVYIARAMPNIAACIGASATALCFDAGFSEPKKEIVREIIAKIGKIYEIDEAGFAAFTGIAGSLPAYACAFIEAAADAGVRGGLPRRLCYDAVCAAVEGTARLIQSGKHPAALKDEVCSPAGTTIEGLAALENGGFRGALMQAIAACIAKARG; encoded by the coding sequence ATGAAAAATCCTAAAATCGGCTTTATCGGCGGCGGAAATATGGGCGGTGCGATGATAGAGGCGCTTTGGCGAGCGCAATCTGGCGAAGCGGACGCGGGGCGAAGCTTTGCCGAGGACGAGCGAAAATTTGACGGCGGCAGCGAGGCCCGCGGGACGGAAAATTTAGCGCAAACGGTCAAAAACGCGAGTCAGCGCGAATGCGAAAAAAAGACTAAATTTGAAATCATAGCCTGCGCCAGAAGCAAAAACGAAGCTTTGCGGCAGAGATTCGGCATAAAAATAGCCGCGGGCGAAACGGATCTAGCGCGCGAAGCGGATGCGGTCGTGCTGGCTACTAAGCCCGCTAGCTACGAGGCTATCTTGCGCCTGATAGCACCCGAGCTTGCGGGCAAAATTTTGCTTCTTTTAGCACCGGGTTTTGACATAAAACGCGCTAGGCAAATCGTAGGCGAGGGCGTTTATATCGCTCGCGCGATGCCAAATATCGCGGCTTGCATCGGCGCGTCGGCTACGGCTCTTTGCTTTGACGCGGGATTTAGCGAGCCCAAGAAAGAGATTGTGCGCGAAATAATCGCTAAAATAGGCAAAATTTACGAGATAGACGAGGCCGGGTTTGCCGCATTTACGGGCATCGCGGGAAGCTTGCCTGCGTATGCGTGCGCCTTTATCGAGGCTGCGGCCGATGCGGGCGTGCGGGGCGGACTGCCTAGGCGGCTTTGCTACGACGCCGTCTGCGCAGCCGTAGAAGGGACGGCGCGTCTGATCCAAAGCGGCAAGCACCCGGCCGCGCTAAAAGACGAGGTCTGCTCGCCGGCGGGAACCACGATCGAGGGACTTGCCGCGCTTGAAAACGGCGGATTTCGCGGCGCTTTGATGCAGGCTATCGCCGCTTGCATCGCCAAAGCGCGGGGTTAG
- a CDS encoding acyl-CoA dehydratase activase — protein MHFIGIDIGSTSSKVAVMDERGEFCELFLLPSGFSAVKVARQIKQNLEQKGYGDGFVTATGYGRVSVEYANLSMSEILCHGLGAHFLFEPDCTVIDVGGQDTKAIKIENGKPTDFIMNDKCSAGTGKFLEISAGRLGLELSEIYKTARKNPAIKISSTCTVFAESEIVSLSANGAETSEIAYAIVDSSAHKVASLIKRLENQIYFLSGGLSNVPLFKQLLSEHLGAEIFTRENAIYCGAMGAAIMGKRRKDEV, from the coding sequence ATGCATTTTATCGGTATCGACATCGGCTCGACCTCGTCAAAGGTCGCCGTTATGGACGAGCGCGGCGAATTTTGCGAGCTATTTTTGCTACCGAGCGGCTTTAGCGCGGTCAAGGTCGCGCGCCAGATCAAGCAAAATTTGGAGCAAAAAGGCTACGGCGATGGCTTCGTGACGGCTACGGGCTACGGGCGCGTTAGCGTGGAGTACGCAAATTTGAGCATGAGTGAGATTTTATGCCACGGACTTGGAGCGCACTTTTTGTTTGAGCCTGACTGCACCGTCATCGACGTAGGCGGGCAAGACACCAAAGCGATCAAAATAGAAAACGGCAAGCCGACGGATTTTATCATGAACGACAAATGTTCGGCGGGCACGGGCAAATTTTTAGAGATCAGCGCGGGTCGCTTGGGGCTTGAGCTTAGCGAAATTTACAAAACTGCCCGTAAAAATCCGGCGATTAAAATTAGCTCGACCTGTACGGTCTTTGCCGAGAGCGAGATCGTCTCGCTAAGCGCAAACGGAGCCGAAACTAGCGAGATCGCCTACGCTATCGTGGATTCCTCCGCGCACAAGGTCGCCTCTCTCATCAAACGACTGGAAAATCAAATTTACTTTTTAAGCGGCGGACTTAGCAACGTGCCGCTCTTTAAGCAGCTTCTTAGCGAGCATCTAGGGGCTGAAATTTTTACTCGCGAAAACGCAATTTACTGCGGCGCGATGGGCGCTGCGATAATGGGAAAAAGGAGAAAAGATGAAGTATGA
- a CDS encoding double-cubane-cluster-containing anaerobic reductase, whose translation MKYDFAELKKRNSMALQDLKAEGKSVVGTFCTYSPKELIYAAGAVPVSLCASDEGPINAAHAELPRNLCPLIKASYGYAVTKKCPYMNASDVVVGETTCDGKKKMYELLAEHKEVRVLELPNMTNKRSLELWTQELREFKGYLEQRFGAKITDEKLKETIELFNEERDALNELMELGKLNPSPISGSEMHQVLFASDYIYDKREKIRMLRSYVKALREKDMSGAKRKKRIIITGCPSGGIYEKVVKQIEELGADVVAFENCTGTKNYQNNVRLEGDLVANIAERYLKIPCSVMYQNDARSDIIKEFIYEYQAHGVIDVVLSGCHTYAIETNKIKEASREAGANYMSLETDYSKQDVGQIRTRLEAFIELLG comes from the coding sequence ATGAAGTATGATTTTGCGGAGCTTAAAAAGCGAAATTCTATGGCGCTTCAGGATCTAAAAGCCGAGGGAAAGAGCGTCGTGGGGACGTTTTGTACGTATTCGCCAAAGGAGCTAATCTACGCTGCGGGCGCGGTTCCGGTTAGTCTGTGCGCTTCGGACGAGGGCCCGATAAACGCCGCTCACGCCGAGCTTCCGCGTAATCTTTGCCCGCTAATAAAAGCAAGCTACGGCTACGCGGTTACGAAAAAATGCCCCTATATGAACGCTAGCGACGTAGTCGTCGGAGAGACGACCTGCGACGGCAAGAAAAAGATGTACGAGCTGCTGGCAGAACATAAAGAGGTCCGCGTTTTAGAGCTACCCAATATGACGAATAAGCGCAGCCTAGAGCTCTGGACGCAGGAGCTGCGGGAGTTTAAGGGCTATCTGGAACAGCGTTTTGGCGCAAAAATAACGGACGAAAAGCTAAAAGAGACGATAGAGCTTTTTAACGAGGAGCGAGACGCGCTAAACGAGCTAATGGAGCTTGGCAAGCTAAATCCGAGCCCGATTAGCGGTAGCGAGATGCATCAGGTGCTATTTGCGAGCGACTATATCTACGACAAACGCGAAAAGATCCGTATGCTGCGCTCTTATGTGAAGGCTCTGCGAGAAAAAGATATGAGCGGCGCCAAACGCAAAAAGCGCATCATCATTACCGGCTGTCCAAGCGGCGGTATCTACGAAAAGGTCGTCAAACAGATAGAAGAGCTTGGCGCGGACGTGGTGGCATTTGAAAACTGCACCGGCACGAAAAACTATCAAAATAACGTCCGGCTAGAGGGCGATTTGGTCGCAAATATCGCCGAGCGCTACCTTAAAATCCCCTGTTCTGTGATGTATCAAAACGACGCACGCTCGGATATTATCAAAGAATTTATCTATGAGTATCAAGCGCACGGCGTCATCGACGTAGTGCTAAGCGGCTGCCACACCTACGCGATCGAGACGAACAAGATCAAAGAAGCCAGCCGCGAAGCGGGAGCAAACTATATGTCGCTGGAGACTGATTATTCAAAACAAGACGTCGGGCAAATTCGTACGCGCTTAGAGGCGTTTATCGAGCTGCTCGGTTAA